From Amycolatopsis sp. YIM 10, the proteins below share one genomic window:
- a CDS encoding GPP34 family phosphoprotein — translation MTEEPLIAEDLLLLMLDDKSGTPAGAGTLHYALGGAVLVELALRGRVETDGSGGLGGPKVLAAGEGPLGDPLLQEAYDKIAEKPRSVQSLLMAIGGGLRKTLVERLVERGFLRRESKRVLGLIPRTTLPIDDGRYESELRQRVRAVLEDGVEPDVRTAAVVALLSSSGTLPSLHPVPKWSGEVYHRGKEFEEGSWGASAVNTAVTRTATAIAVASATVVVTTVT, via the coding sequence ATGACCGAAGAACCGCTGATCGCCGAGGACCTGCTGCTGCTGATGCTGGACGACAAGTCCGGCACCCCGGCGGGCGCGGGCACACTGCACTACGCGCTGGGCGGCGCCGTGCTGGTCGAACTCGCGCTGCGCGGCCGGGTCGAGACCGACGGGAGCGGCGGGCTGGGCGGGCCGAAGGTGCTCGCCGCGGGGGAGGGCCCGCTCGGGGACCCGCTGTTGCAGGAGGCCTACGACAAGATCGCCGAGAAACCGCGGAGCGTGCAGTCGCTGCTGATGGCCATCGGCGGTGGCCTCCGCAAAACGCTGGTCGAGCGGCTCGTCGAGCGCGGCTTCCTCCGGCGCGAGAGCAAGCGGGTGCTGGGCCTGATCCCGCGCACCACCCTGCCCATCGACGACGGGCGGTACGAAAGCGAGCTGCGGCAACGGGTTCGTGCCGTGCTCGAAGACGGGGTGGAGCCGGACGTGCGGACCGCGGCGGTGGTCGCGCTGCTCTCGTCGAGCGGCACGTTGCCGTCGCTGCACCCCGTGCCGAAGTGGTCGGGCGAGGTCTACCACCGCGGCAAGGAGTTCGAGGAGGGCAGCTGGGGTGCCTCGGCGGTGAACACCGCGGTGACCCGGACCGCCACGGCGATCGCGGTGGCCAGCGCGACCGTCGTGGTCACCACGGTCACGTAG
- a CDS encoding alpha/beta hydrolase — protein MSLRKTLLPVLVTALAASLVAGVPAAMAETLSWGDCPADAARPGLQCATLDVPLDYRDPGGRTIEVAVSRLASADPEKRRGVLLTNTGGPGGEGLIFPAILRDNLKIPREVLDSYDVIGMDPRGVGHSTPVTCDLKPEQWFTNIPLYARNPADVAAQAEQAKAAAAQCGASATAPMLPHITTANTARDLDRVRAALGESTVSYFGISYGTYLGSVYTTLFPHRSDRILIDSATGPGGWDAGFTRMFGEGFEDRFPDFAKFAAAHPEYGLGTTPEQVTAKYFELGARLDATPSPEGVNGQVFRHGTFARFYYDSEFPGLAAIWQALDTGKPLPPAPQPGTAEAAAPVADNYLASQLHVICNDSDWPESVGHYQRNVAIDRFRHPMFGAAAANVTPCAFWPSEPAEPPVKIGDDGPSNVLIVQNLRDPATPLAGAKKLRRAFGDRARLVTADQGGHLAYLYLDNRCANDIATNFLLTGQRPAHDRAC, from the coding sequence ATGTCACTGCGGAAGACGTTGTTGCCCGTACTGGTCACCGCGCTGGCCGCGTCACTGGTCGCGGGCGTGCCCGCCGCGATGGCGGAGACGCTGAGCTGGGGCGACTGCCCGGCCGATGCCGCCAGACCCGGTCTCCAGTGCGCCACGCTCGATGTCCCGCTGGACTACCGCGATCCCGGCGGCCGGACCATCGAGGTCGCGGTCTCGCGCCTGGCCAGCGCCGACCCGGAGAAGCGCCGGGGTGTGCTGCTGACCAACACCGGCGGTCCCGGCGGGGAAGGGCTGATCTTCCCGGCCATCCTGCGCGACAACCTGAAGATCCCGCGGGAGGTGCTGGACAGCTACGACGTGATCGGGATGGATCCGCGCGGTGTCGGCCACAGCACGCCGGTCACCTGCGACCTCAAACCCGAGCAGTGGTTCACCAACATCCCGCTGTACGCGCGGAACCCGGCCGACGTCGCCGCGCAGGCCGAGCAGGCGAAGGCGGCCGCCGCGCAGTGCGGTGCGTCGGCGACGGCACCGATGCTGCCGCACATCACCACCGCGAACACCGCGCGGGACCTCGACCGGGTCCGCGCGGCGCTGGGTGAGTCCACAGTGTCCTATTTCGGCATTTCCTACGGCACCTACCTCGGTTCGGTGTACACCACGCTGTTCCCGCACCGCAGCGACCGGATCCTGATCGACAGCGCCACCGGCCCCGGCGGCTGGGACGCCGGGTTCACGCGGATGTTCGGAGAGGGGTTCGAGGACCGCTTCCCGGATTTCGCGAAGTTCGCCGCCGCGCACCCCGAGTACGGCCTCGGCACGACGCCGGAGCAGGTGACCGCGAAGTACTTCGAGCTGGGCGCGCGGCTGGACGCCACGCCGAGCCCGGAAGGCGTGAACGGCCAGGTGTTCCGCCACGGCACCTTCGCCAGGTTCTACTACGACAGCGAGTTCCCCGGACTGGCCGCGATCTGGCAGGCACTCGACACCGGGAAACCGCTACCACCGGCACCACAGCCCGGGACCGCGGAAGCGGCGGCACCGGTCGCGGACAACTACCTGGCCAGCCAGCTGCACGTGATCTGCAACGACTCCGACTGGCCGGAATCGGTCGGGCACTACCAGCGCAACGTCGCGATCGACCGGTTCCGCCACCCGATGTTCGGCGCCGCCGCGGCGAACGTCACGCCGTGTGCGTTCTGGCCGTCCGAACCGGCCGAACCGCCGGTGAAGATCGGTGACGACGGCCCGTCGAACGTGCTGATCGTGCAGAACCTCCGCGACCCGGCGACGCCCCTGGCCGGGGCGAAGAAGCTGCGGCGGGCCTTCGGCGACCGGGCCCGGCTGGTCACCGCCGACCAGGGCGGGCACCTCGCCTACCTGTACCTGGACAACCGGTGCGCCAACGACATCGCGACGAACTTCCTGCTCACCGGGCAGCGCCCGGCGCACGACCGGGCCTGCTGA
- a CDS encoding NmrA family NAD(P)-binding protein, which yields MSTVSDPVLVTGATGRQGGATARALLAAGVPVRALVRDPGRARAIEALGAELVTGDLHDRESVTRAAKGARAVFSVQQAPFTENGFDFDAEVAQGVNLVEGAKAAGVPQFVHTSVSGAGQHVEAPGWAEGRWSAMEPTLGAKSAIQDRVREAGFARWTLLKPAFFMENFLPSMKFLFPRGIEGGLVSVVKPATHLSLIAVEDIGAAAAAAITDPDRFHEVELELAGDYLPMKEVAEVLSRVLGTPLSAPDMTEEEAFAAGMPGMGASHEWLNVVGQPARPQFAKDLGIALTRFEDWARGARELKA from the coding sequence ATGTCCACTGTGTCCGATCCTGTCCTGGTCACCGGCGCCACCGGCCGCCAGGGCGGGGCCACCGCCCGTGCCCTGCTCGCCGCGGGCGTGCCCGTCCGCGCCCTGGTGCGCGACCCCGGCCGGGCGCGGGCGATCGAAGCGCTCGGTGCCGAACTGGTCACCGGCGACCTCCACGACCGCGAGTCGGTGACGCGGGCCGCGAAGGGTGCGCGTGCCGTCTTTTCCGTGCAGCAGGCCCCTTTCACCGAGAACGGGTTCGACTTCGACGCCGAAGTGGCGCAGGGCGTCAATCTCGTCGAGGGCGCGAAGGCCGCCGGGGTGCCGCAGTTCGTGCACACCTCGGTTTCCGGCGCCGGGCAGCACGTCGAGGCGCCGGGCTGGGCCGAAGGCCGCTGGAGCGCGATGGAACCGACCCTGGGCGCCAAAAGCGCCATCCAGGACCGCGTGCGCGAAGCCGGTTTCGCCCGCTGGACGCTGCTCAAGCCGGCGTTCTTCATGGAGAACTTCCTGCCGTCGATGAAGTTCCTGTTCCCGCGCGGCATCGAGGGCGGACTGGTGAGCGTGGTCAAGCCCGCCACGCACCTGTCCCTGATCGCGGTGGAGGACATCGGCGCCGCGGCCGCCGCGGCCATCACCGACCCGGACCGGTTCCACGAAGTCGAACTGGAACTGGCCGGCGACTACCTGCCGATGAAGGAGGTCGCCGAAGTCCTGTCGCGCGTGCTCGGCACACCGCTGTCCGCGCCGGACATGACCGAGGAAGAGGCGTTCGCCGCCGGAATGCCGGGTATGGGCGCCTCGCACGAGTGGCTCAACGTCGTGGGCCAACCGGCGCGGCCGCAGTTCGCGAAGGACCTCGGCATCGCGCTGACCCGCTTCGAGGACTGGGCGCGGGGAGCGCGAGAACTCAAGGCGTGA
- a CDS encoding LysR family transcriptional regulator, which produces MQLLPVGLTYFAEVARSGSVTEAARALTVAPSAISRQIAKLEAELGVPLFARHPRGMTLTDAGARLLAHARRTEAESAALIGELRHADASEARRVAVACSEGFGRRMVPRVMSEFRRAHPEVSFQLDIVTRQEATRRVAEGIADVAVTYTMGPQHDVRVECAVVTEVVAVVPCGHELAGRERLGLAELCAYPLALASSRTSQRELFDLGARMEGIEVAPVLVCDGLAPLYEFVRDGGGIALVGDLGDLDDSDGVAYVRLDHPVFRQREAQVQTMPGRRLPWSARQFTGLLVARLRELG; this is translated from the coding sequence ATGCAGCTGCTGCCCGTCGGCCTGACCTACTTCGCCGAGGTCGCCCGGTCCGGCTCGGTCACCGAGGCGGCCCGCGCGCTGACCGTGGCGCCGTCCGCGATCAGCAGGCAGATCGCCAAGCTGGAGGCCGAGCTGGGGGTGCCGCTGTTCGCCAGGCACCCGCGCGGGATGACGCTGACCGACGCGGGCGCGCGCCTGCTCGCGCACGCCCGGCGCACCGAGGCCGAGTCGGCCGCGCTGATCGGCGAACTGCGTCACGCGGACGCGTCCGAGGCGCGCCGGGTGGCCGTGGCGTGCTCGGAGGGCTTCGGCAGGCGGATGGTGCCGCGGGTGATGTCGGAGTTCCGGCGCGCGCACCCGGAGGTGAGCTTCCAGCTCGACATCGTCACCCGGCAGGAGGCGACCCGGCGGGTGGCCGAGGGCATCGCCGACGTCGCGGTGACCTACACCATGGGCCCGCAGCACGACGTGCGGGTGGAGTGCGCGGTGGTCACCGAGGTGGTCGCGGTTGTCCCTTGTGGACACGAACTGGCCGGGCGGGAACGGCTCGGGCTGGCGGAGCTGTGCGCGTACCCGCTGGCGCTGGCGTCGTCGCGGACCAGCCAGCGCGAGCTGTTCGACCTCGGCGCCCGGATGGAAGGGATCGAGGTGGCACCGGTGCTGGTCTGCGACGGGCTGGCTCCGCTGTACGAGTTCGTCCGCGACGGCGGTGGCATCGCGCTCGTCGGCGATCTCGGCGACCTGGACGACAGCGACGGCGTGGCTTACGTGCGGCTGGACCACCCGGTGTTCCGGCAGCGCGAAGCGCAGGTGCAGACCATGCCGGGCAGGCGCCTGCCGTGGTCGGCACGACAGTTCACCGGCCTGCTGGTGGCGCGACTGCGTGAACTCGGCTGA
- a CDS encoding TetR/AcrR family transcriptional regulator, with product MPEHQRADARRNYARILAVAEEEVAAHGANASLEQIARTAGVGSATVRRHFPTRHALLEAVSHQRIEALSARARELTGQGDSRDALLEWLGEVVAYSATARGLAAALAYDVPDPAGANSCSSTLEEAGTPLLDRAAADGAVEAGVTVADLITLIVGIVLATEHRPDPAAEADRLFRLAVTGVSPAAQRW from the coding sequence ATGCCCGAGCACCAGCGCGCGGACGCGCGGCGCAACTACGCGCGGATCCTCGCGGTGGCCGAGGAGGAGGTCGCCGCGCACGGCGCCAACGCCTCGCTGGAGCAGATCGCGCGCACCGCCGGAGTCGGCTCGGCGACCGTCCGGCGGCACTTCCCCACTCGTCACGCCCTGCTCGAAGCGGTGTCCCACCAGCGGATCGAGGCACTGAGCGCCCGCGCGCGCGAACTGACCGGACAGGGCGACAGCCGCGACGCGCTGCTGGAGTGGCTCGGTGAGGTCGTCGCCTACAGCGCGACCGCCCGCGGGCTGGCGGCCGCGCTGGCCTACGACGTGCCCGATCCGGCCGGCGCGAACTCGTGCTCGTCGACGCTGGAAGAGGCGGGCACCCCGCTGCTCGACCGCGCGGCGGCGGACGGCGCGGTCGAGGCGGGCGTCACCGTGGCCGACCTGATCACGCTGATCGTCGGCATCGTGCTGGCGACGGAACACCGGCCCGACCCCGCCGCCGAAGCCGACCGACTGTTCCGGCTCGCGGTGACCGGGGTGAGCCCGGCGGCTCAACGCTGGTAG
- a CDS encoding M20 family metallopeptidase: MIPAQLRQKAEEHVDSGAFREELARLVGYPTESTTERGRVALKAYLDEVLTPLLTALGCTVTEHPNPDPAGGPFLLGTRIESPSLPTVLCYGHADVVDGHSGQWSDGRDPWTLSVDGERWYGRGTADNKGQHLVNLTALRLLLAEHGSLGFNLKFLFETGEEIGSPGLAEFATEHREELRADVLIASDGPRLDAATPTLFLGSRGGLNFELDVELRTDSYHSGNWGGILRNPATTLAGAITTLVDGHGGIKVPGLLPPELPEAVRAALAGIKVANSPGDPAPDPGWGDVGLSAAERLYGWNTLEVLAIGAADIDHPVNAIPGRARAALQLRYVSGTDVRDARQLLAEHLAAHGYPMVDVRITGDFPASRTEIDGHWPRWAAGELEAATGGPIAVLPNIGGSLPNFVFTEILDMPALWLPHSYPGCLQHAPDEHLLAPIAREGLVLATAVFHALAGTAVR; the protein is encoded by the coding sequence GTGATACCAGCACAACTCAGGCAGAAAGCCGAAGAACACGTCGACTCCGGTGCGTTCCGCGAGGAACTGGCCCGGCTGGTCGGCTATCCGACGGAAAGCACCACCGAACGTGGCCGCGTTGCCCTCAAGGCATACCTCGACGAGGTGCTCACCCCGCTGCTGACCGCGCTCGGCTGCACGGTGACCGAGCACCCCAATCCCGATCCGGCCGGTGGCCCGTTCCTGCTCGGCACGCGGATCGAGTCGCCGTCGCTGCCCACCGTGCTGTGCTACGGCCACGCCGACGTGGTCGACGGCCACAGTGGACAGTGGAGCGACGGCCGCGACCCGTGGACGCTCAGCGTCGACGGCGAGCGCTGGTACGGCCGCGGCACCGCCGACAACAAGGGCCAGCACCTGGTCAACCTCACCGCGCTGCGGTTGCTGCTGGCCGAACACGGCTCGCTCGGGTTCAACCTGAAGTTCCTGTTCGAGACCGGCGAGGAGATCGGCTCGCCGGGGCTCGCCGAGTTCGCCACCGAGCACCGGGAGGAACTGCGCGCCGACGTGCTGATCGCCTCCGACGGCCCGCGCCTGGACGCGGCCACCCCGACGCTGTTCCTCGGCTCGCGCGGCGGGCTCAACTTCGAACTGGACGTCGAGCTGCGCACCGATTCGTACCATTCCGGCAACTGGGGCGGAATCCTGCGCAACCCGGCCACCACGCTGGCCGGTGCGATCACCACGCTCGTCGACGGGCACGGGGGCATCAAGGTGCCCGGCCTGCTGCCCCCGGAACTGCCTGAAGCGGTCCGCGCCGCGCTGGCCGGGATCAAGGTGGCGAACAGCCCCGGCGACCCGGCGCCCGACCCGGGCTGGGGTGATGTCGGCCTGAGTGCGGCCGAACGGCTCTACGGCTGGAACACATTGGAAGTGCTCGCCATCGGCGCCGCCGACATCGACCACCCGGTCAACGCGATCCCCGGCCGGGCGCGGGCGGCGTTGCAGCTGCGCTACGTCTCGGGCACCGATGTCCGCGACGCCCGGCAGCTACTGGCCGAACACCTGGCCGCACACGGCTATCCGATGGTCGATGTGCGGATCACCGGCGATTTCCCGGCCAGCCGCACGGAAATCGACGGCCACTGGCCGCGGTGGGCCGCTGGTGAACTCGAAGCGGCGACCGGCGGGCCGATCGCCGTGCTGCCCAACATCGGCGGCTCGCTGCCCAACTTCGTCTTCACCGAAATCCTGGACATGCCCGCGTTGTGGCTGCCGCACTCCTACCCCGGCTGCCTCCAGCACGCGCCCGACGAGCACCTGCTCGCGCCGATCGCCCGTGAGGGTCTCGTGCTGGCCACCGCCGTTTTCCACGCGCTGGCCGGGACGGCGGTCCGATGA
- a CDS encoding acyl-CoA desaturase codes for MKATGSTVGTTASTAHLSEDDLDRIGAELDAIRAEVMADLGEDDARYIRRVVKVQRGLEAGGRGLLLVSLFPPAWVAGTGALAAAKILENMEIGHNVLHGQWDWMGDPEIHSSTWEWDSASSAQGWKRSHNFVHHTYTNVLGKDRDLGYAIMRVDPDQQWKPVHLLQPFYNIALALSFEYGIAIYDIELEKVAAGTKPWPEAKTELAGLWRKIRGQLVKDYVAFPLLSGLAAPTALLGNLVANLTRNVWSHAVIFCGHFPAGTETFTEDELDGETRGQWYVRQLLGSANLDGPPLLHLMTGNLSHQIEHHLFPDLPSNRYAQVAPKIRALCERYGLPYTSGPLHKQYAGVLATIARLALPGGRKG; via the coding sequence ATGAAGGCAACCGGTTCGACGGTGGGAACCACCGCGTCGACGGCCCACCTTTCCGAGGACGATCTGGACCGCATCGGCGCCGAGCTGGACGCGATCCGCGCCGAGGTGATGGCGGATCTCGGTGAGGACGACGCCCGCTACATCCGCCGCGTGGTCAAGGTGCAGCGCGGCCTGGAAGCGGGCGGGCGCGGGCTGCTGCTGGTGTCGTTGTTCCCGCCGGCCTGGGTCGCCGGGACCGGCGCGCTGGCCGCGGCGAAGATCCTGGAAAACATGGAGATCGGCCACAACGTGCTGCACGGGCAGTGGGATTGGATGGGTGATCCGGAGATCCATTCCTCGACCTGGGAATGGGATTCGGCGTCCAGCGCGCAGGGGTGGAAGCGTTCGCACAACTTCGTGCACCACACCTACACCAACGTGCTCGGCAAGGACCGCGACCTCGGCTACGCGATCATGCGGGTGGACCCGGACCAGCAGTGGAAGCCGGTCCACCTGCTGCAGCCGTTCTACAACATCGCACTCGCGCTGAGCTTCGAGTACGGCATCGCGATCTACGACATCGAACTGGAAAAGGTCGCCGCGGGCACCAAACCGTGGCCTGAGGCGAAAACGGAGCTGGCCGGGCTGTGGCGCAAGATCCGCGGTCAGCTGGTCAAGGACTACGTCGCGTTCCCGCTGCTGTCCGGCCTGGCGGCGCCGACCGCCCTGCTCGGCAACCTGGTCGCCAACCTCACGCGCAACGTCTGGTCCCACGCGGTGATCTTCTGCGGCCACTTCCCGGCCGGGACCGAAACCTTCACCGAGGACGAACTCGACGGCGAGACGCGGGGGCAGTGGTACGTGCGCCAGCTGCTCGGCTCGGCGAACCTCGACGGCCCGCCGCTGCTGCACCTGATGACCGGCAACCTCAGCCACCAGATCGAGCACCACCTGTTCCCGGACCTCCCGTCCAACCGGTACGCCCAGGTGGCGCCGAAGATCCGCGCGCTGTGCGAGCGCTACGGCCTGCCGTACACCAGCGGGCCGCTGCACAAGCAGTACGCCGGGGTGCTGGCCACCATCGCCCGGCTCGCCCTTCCCGGCGGGCGGAAGGGCTGA
- a CDS encoding ferredoxin reductase, protein MAVFPPGVRRLREVAARLTTPLLPDDYLSQVNPLWSARALRGRVVTVVPETADAATLVIKPGWGWTFAHQPGQYVGIAVAVNGRFHWRSYSLTSAPAHSGGTITITVKAMPEGMLSEHLVRGLEPGTVVRLALPRGEFVLPDPPPPKLLFVTAGSGITPVMAMLRTMDTRGSMTDVVLVHTARDADATLFLGELRELSRRHPGLVLHERFSGHHGRLSLATGLDPLCPDWRERQAWVCGPAAMLDAAKAVWAAAGLTDALHLESFGAAFDGGTAEGGTVRFAASGVSVEADGATTLMQAGERAGITMPFGCRMGICHTCVVPLAEGRVRDLRTGAEHRGGHGDRPKIQTCVTAAAGDCVLVR, encoded by the coding sequence ATGGCGGTGTTCCCGCCCGGCGTCCGGCGCCTGCGTGAGGTGGCCGCCCGGCTGACCACCCCGCTGCTGCCCGACGACTACCTTTCCCAGGTCAACCCGCTGTGGTCGGCCCGCGCGCTGCGCGGGCGAGTGGTCACGGTGGTGCCGGAGACCGCGGACGCGGCCACCCTGGTGATCAAGCCCGGCTGGGGGTGGACCTTCGCGCACCAGCCCGGCCAGTACGTCGGCATCGCGGTCGCGGTGAACGGCCGGTTCCACTGGCGTTCCTACTCGCTGACCTCGGCGCCCGCGCACTCCGGTGGCACCATCACCATCACGGTGAAGGCGATGCCCGAAGGAATGCTCTCCGAGCACCTGGTCCGCGGCCTCGAACCCGGCACCGTCGTGCGGCTCGCCCTGCCGCGGGGAGAGTTCGTGCTGCCCGATCCGCCGCCGCCGAAGCTGCTGTTCGTCACCGCGGGATCGGGGATCACCCCGGTGATGGCGATGCTGCGCACGATGGACACGCGCGGCAGCATGACCGACGTCGTGCTGGTGCACACGGCCAGGGACGCCGATGCCACGCTCTTCCTCGGTGAACTGCGCGAGCTGAGCCGCCGCCATCCCGGGCTGGTGCTGCACGAGCGCTTCAGCGGGCACCACGGACGGCTGTCACTGGCCACCGGGCTGGATCCGCTGTGCCCGGACTGGCGGGAACGGCAGGCCTGGGTCTGCGGCCCCGCCGCCATGCTCGACGCCGCGAAGGCGGTGTGGGCGGCCGCCGGGCTGACCGACGCCCTGCACCTGGAGTCCTTCGGCGCCGCCTTCGACGGCGGCACGGCCGAGGGCGGCACTGTGCGCTTCGCCGCCTCCGGTGTGTCTGTCGAGGCGGACGGCGCGACCACGCTGATGCAGGCGGGCGAACGGGCGGGCATCACCATGCCCTTCGGCTGCCGCATGGGGATCTGCCACACGTGCGTGGTCCCGCTCGCCGAGGGCCG
- a CDS encoding CocE/NonD family hydrolase: MRRLFGLTAAIATAGSLLTAPAVASGSFFGYQRPALHEVRSEAITVPLRDGSHLACRLHRPAEASGEPVAGRFPGIVYDFNAYDNLDQLAAESAYFVRRGYNVLSCNTRGSGDSPGRIDPFSAQEQTDNHDIIEWLAARPWSTGRIGQIGVSYGGHAALLAATRKPPHLETIIPVNGISDWYENTIYRGGIYSARIRDWQRQVAPDTLRTYAEHPLYDDFWRERSVKDRWSDLDIPVLEINGWNDRYRGGMVENFQARKQNVWLVSGPWEHGWPAGQPAGIGPGEYLAWFDRWLGGRKAPLPPTKVTSYAMHGTGWQSFADWPPARGTRYALTTAGELARSAGAPGTGGYRVNTETTPAEPGEKLTFTAPPQRRDLVLAGDPKAEIEVSVTAADGNLAAVLEDVAPDGTATRITAGWLKLSHRHGHTAPVEVHSGQWYRTTVDLWPVHHRLAAGHTMRLTVSSDDHPEIDSDAPPGNVALRLGAGGSALVVPS, encoded by the coding sequence ATGAGGCGCCTGTTCGGGTTGACGGCGGCGATCGCCACCGCCGGATCACTGCTCACCGCTCCGGCGGTCGCGTCGGGATCCTTCTTCGGCTACCAGCGGCCCGCGCTCCACGAGGTGCGCAGCGAGGCGATCACGGTGCCGTTGCGCGACGGGAGCCATCTCGCCTGCCGCCTGCACCGCCCGGCGGAGGCGTCCGGGGAGCCCGTGGCCGGCCGGTTCCCCGGCATCGTCTACGACTTCAACGCCTACGACAACCTCGATCAGCTCGCCGCCGAGTCGGCCTACTTCGTGCGGCGCGGGTACAACGTGCTTTCGTGCAACACCAGGGGATCCGGTGACTCGCCAGGACGGATCGATCCGTTCAGCGCGCAGGAGCAGACCGACAACCACGACATCATCGAATGGCTGGCCGCGCGGCCGTGGTCGACCGGCCGGATCGGGCAGATCGGGGTCAGCTACGGCGGCCACGCGGCCCTGCTCGCCGCCACGCGCAAGCCGCCGCACCTGGAGACGATCATCCCGGTCAACGGCATCTCCGACTGGTACGAGAACACGATCTATCGCGGTGGCATCTACTCCGCCCGCATTCGCGACTGGCAGCGTCAGGTCGCGCCGGACACCTTGCGCACGTACGCCGAACACCCCTTGTACGACGACTTCTGGCGCGAGCGCAGCGTCAAGGATCGATGGTCCGATTTGGACATCCCGGTGCTGGAGATCAACGGCTGGAACGACCGCTACCGGGGCGGAATGGTGGAGAACTTCCAGGCACGCAAGCAGAACGTGTGGCTGGTGTCCGGGCCGTGGGAACACGGCTGGCCGGCCGGGCAGCCCGCCGGGATCGGGCCGGGTGAGTACCTGGCGTGGTTCGACCGGTGGCTCGGTGGCCGGAAGGCGCCACTGCCGCCGACGAAGGTCACCTCGTACGCGATGCACGGCACGGGCTGGCAGTCCTTCGCCGACTGGCCACCGGCCCGGGGCACCCGGTACGCGCTGACCACCGCGGGCGAGCTGGCCAGGTCCGCGGGTGCGCCAGGCACCGGTGGATACCGGGTCAACACCGAGACGACACCCGCCGAGCCGGGGGAGAAGCTCACCTTCACCGCCCCGCCGCAGCGGCGCGACCTCGTGCTCGCGGGCGACCCGAAGGCGGAGATCGAGGTGTCGGTGACAGCCGCCGACGGCAACTTGGCTGCTGTGCTGGAGGATGTCGCCCCTGACGGCACCGCGACCCGGATCACCGCGGGCTGGCTCAAGCTCAGCCACCGCCACGGCCACACCGCGCCCGTCGAGGTCCATTCAGGACAGTGGTATCGGACCACAGTGGACCTGTGGCCGGTGCACCACCGGCTGGCGGCGGGCCACACCATGCGCCTGACCGTCTCCAGCGACGACCACCCCGAGATCGACTCCGACGCCCCGCCGGGCAACGTCGCGCTGCGCCTCGGCGCCGGTGGTTCCGCGCTCGTGGTTCCGTCGTAG
- a CDS encoding MFS transporter, giving the protein MSTQPAERATTSTRRAIAAATIGNALEWFDLAVYALMASYIGRTFFPEGDPGVQLVQAYAVFGVTYLIRPLGGLVIGAYADRHGRKKALMLTIWLMVAGTFLLAVLPGYDTLGIFAPLAVIVARLLQGFAAGGEFGAATSFLVEQNERRKGFLGSFQFASQGLSTLMAAGFAAALTALLSDQAMTAWGWRVPFVFGLLIGPVGYYIRRYVDESPAMREEGSGPAPSPIRSVFRHHWGGLLIAGGALVVSTALNFILQYLPTFGVEELGLDDSLSFVALLITGVILTVGTPVVGLLADRFGRLVIMVPAAVLIGVSVVPLFIWVTAVPSFLTLTAAMTILGLLKAAYFGALPSVMSDAFPVRARATGLSFSYNTAVGIFGGFTPTIATALIAGTGSQVAPGYYLLAVSFVSIAALAAGYRTRGIR; this is encoded by the coding sequence ATGAGCACCCAGCCGGCCGAGCGGGCCACCACCTCCACGCGTCGCGCGATCGCGGCCGCCACCATCGGCAACGCGCTCGAATGGTTCGACCTCGCCGTGTACGCGCTGATGGCGAGCTACATCGGCCGGACCTTCTTTCCCGAGGGCGATCCCGGGGTCCAGCTCGTGCAGGCCTACGCCGTGTTCGGCGTGACCTACCTGATCCGGCCGCTCGGCGGGCTGGTGATCGGCGCCTACGCCGACCGGCACGGGCGCAAGAAGGCGCTGATGCTGACCATCTGGCTGATGGTGGCGGGCACCTTCCTGCTGGCCGTCCTGCCCGGATACGACACGCTGGGCATCTTCGCGCCGCTGGCGGTCATCGTGGCGCGGCTGCTGCAGGGGTTCGCCGCCGGTGGCGAGTTCGGGGCCGCGACCTCGTTCCTGGTCGAGCAGAACGAGCGGCGCAAGGGCTTTCTCGGCAGTTTCCAGTTCGCCAGCCAGGGGCTGTCCACGCTGATGGCGGCCGGGTTCGCGGCCGCGCTGACCGCACTGCTCTCCGACCAGGCGATGACCGCGTGGGGCTGGCGGGTGCCGTTCGTGTTCGGCCTGCTGATCGGCCCGGTCGGTTACTACATCCGCCGCTACGTCGACGAATCGCCCGCGATGCGCGAAGAGGGATCCGGCCCGGCGCCGTCCCCGATCCGGTCGGTGTTCCGGCACCACTGGGGCGGACTGCTGATCGCGGGCGGCGCGCTGGTGGTGTCCACCGCGCTGAACTTCATTCTCCAGTACCTGCCCACCTTCGGCGTCGAGGAACTGGGCCTCGACGACTCACTGTCGTTCGTGGCCCTGCTGATCACCGGGGTGATCCTGACCGTCGGCACGCCGGTGGTCGGGCTGCTCGCCGACCGGTTCGGCCGGCTGGTGATCATGGTGCCCGCCGCGGTGCTGATCGGGGTGAGCGTGGTGCCGCTGTTCATCTGGGTCACCGCGGTGCCCTCGTTCCTCACCCTCACCGCGGCCATGACCATTCTCGGCCTGCTCAAGGCGGCGTACTTCGGCGCGCTGCCCTCGGTGATGTCCGACGCGTTCCCGGTGCGGGCGCGCGCGACCGGGTTGTCGTTCAGCTACAACACCGCGGTCGGGATCTTCGGCGGGTTCACTCCCACCATCGCCACGGCGCTCATCGCGGGAACCGGTTCGCAGGTCGCGCCCGGCTACTACCTGCTCGCGGTCTCGTTCGTCAGCATCGCCGCGCTGGCTGCCGGGTACCGCACGCGCGGCATCCGCTGA